A single window of Leclercia adecarboxylata DNA harbors:
- the leuS gene encoding leucine--tRNA ligase gives MQEQYRPEEIESKVQQHWDEKRTFEVTEDESKEKYYCLSMLPYPSGRLHMGHVRNYTIGDVIARYQRMLGKNVLQPIGWDAFGLPAEGAAVKNNTAPAPWTYDNIAYMKNQLKMLGFGYDWSRELATCTPEYYRWEQKFFTELYKKGLVYKKTSAVNWCPNDQTVLANEQVIDGCCWRCDTKVERKEIPQWFIKITAYADELLSDLDNLDHWPDTVKTMQRNWIGRSEGVEITFNVENYDQKLTVYTTRPDTFMGATYLAVAAGHPLAQKAAENNPELAAFIDECRNTKMAEADMATMEKKGVATGFYATHPLTGEAIPVWAANFVLMEYGTGAVMAVPGHDQRDYEFATKYSLAIKPVILAADGSEPDLSEQALTEKGTLFNSGEFSGLSFEEGFNAIADKLAALGVGERKVNYRLRDWGVSRQRYWGAPIPMVTLEDGTVLPTPEDQLPVILPEDVVMDGITSPIKADPEWAKTTVNGMPALRETDTFDTFMESSWYYARYTCPQYQEGMLDSDAANYWLPVDIYIGGIEHAIMHLLYFRFFHKLMRDAGLVNSDEPAKQLLCQGMVLADAFYYVGVNGERNWVSPVDAIVERDEKGRIVKAKDAAGHELVYTGMSKMSKSKNNGIDPQVMVERYGADTVRLFMMFASPADMTLEWQESGVEGANRFLKRVWKLVYEHTSQGEAPALDTAALTEDQQALRRDVHKTIAKVTDDIGRRQTFNTAIAAIMELMNKLAKAPQEGEQDRALMREALLAVVRMLNPFTPHASFTLWQELNGEGDIDNAPWPVADESAMVENTTLVVVQVNGKVRGKITVPVDATEEQVRERAGQEHLVAKYLDGVTVRKVIYVPGKLLNLVVG, from the coding sequence ATGCAAGAGCAATACCGCCCGGAAGAGATAGAATCGAAAGTCCAGCAACACTGGGACGAGAAGCGCACTTTTGAAGTCACCGAAGACGAGAGCAAAGAGAAGTATTACTGCCTGTCGATGCTTCCCTATCCTTCTGGCCGACTACACATGGGCCACGTGCGTAACTACACCATCGGTGATGTGATCGCCCGCTATCAGCGCATGCTGGGTAAAAACGTCCTGCAGCCGATCGGCTGGGATGCGTTCGGCCTGCCAGCTGAAGGCGCTGCGGTAAAAAACAACACCGCACCGGCGCCATGGACCTACGACAACATCGCCTACATGAAAAACCAGCTCAAGATGCTGGGCTTTGGCTATGACTGGAGCCGCGAGCTGGCGACCTGCACCCCGGAATACTACCGCTGGGAGCAGAAGTTCTTCACCGAACTGTACAAAAAAGGGCTGGTCTACAAGAAGACCTCCGCCGTTAACTGGTGCCCGAACGATCAGACCGTTCTCGCGAACGAACAGGTTATCGACGGCTGCTGCTGGCGCTGCGACACCAAGGTTGAGCGTAAAGAGATCCCGCAGTGGTTTATCAAAATCACCGCTTACGCTGACGAACTGCTGAGCGATCTGGATAATCTGGATCACTGGCCAGATACCGTGAAAACCATGCAGCGCAACTGGATCGGCCGTTCTGAAGGGGTGGAAATCACCTTCAACGTTGAGAACTACGATCAGAAACTGACCGTTTACACCACCCGCCCGGACACCTTTATGGGTGCGACCTATCTGGCCGTGGCCGCAGGTCACCCGCTGGCGCAGAAAGCGGCAGAGAACAATCCGGAACTGGCTGCCTTCATCGACGAATGCCGCAACACCAAAATGGCCGAAGCCGATATGGCGACCATGGAGAAGAAAGGCGTTGCTACCGGTTTCTACGCCACGCACCCGCTGACCGGCGAAGCGATCCCGGTCTGGGCAGCCAACTTCGTACTGATGGAGTACGGTACGGGCGCGGTGATGGCCGTTCCGGGTCACGATCAGCGCGACTACGAATTTGCCACCAAATACAGCCTGGCGATCAAACCGGTTATCCTCGCGGCAGACGGCTCTGAGCCGGACCTGTCCGAACAGGCGCTGACCGAAAAAGGCACCCTGTTCAACTCTGGCGAATTCAGCGGCCTGAGCTTCGAAGAGGGCTTTAACGCTATTGCTGACAAACTGGCCGCACTGGGCGTTGGCGAGCGTAAAGTTAACTACCGTCTGCGCGACTGGGGCGTTTCCCGTCAGCGTTACTGGGGCGCGCCAATCCCGATGGTCACCCTGGAAGATGGCACCGTTCTGCCAACCCCGGAAGATCAGCTCCCGGTGATCCTGCCGGAAGACGTGGTTATGGACGGCATCACCAGCCCGATCAAAGCCGATCCTGAGTGGGCGAAGACCACCGTGAACGGCATGCCTGCGCTGCGTGAAACCGACACCTTCGACACCTTTATGGAGTCCTCCTGGTACTACGCGCGCTATACCTGTCCGCAGTATCAGGAAGGCATGCTGGATTCCGATGCAGCAAACTACTGGCTGCCGGTCGACATCTACATCGGCGGGATCGAACACGCCATCATGCACCTGCTCTACTTCCGCTTCTTCCACAAGCTGATGCGCGATGCGGGCCTGGTGAACTCTGACGAGCCAGCCAAACAGCTGCTGTGTCAGGGTATGGTGCTGGCGGATGCGTTCTACTATGTGGGCGTGAACGGCGAGCGTAACTGGGTCTCTCCGGTTGATGCCATCGTTGAGCGCGACGAGAAAGGCCGTATCGTTAAGGCGAAAGATGCCGCAGGTCACGAGCTGGTGTATACCGGCATGAGCAAAATGTCGAAGTCCAAAAACAACGGCATTGACCCGCAGGTGATGGTTGAGCGTTACGGTGCCGATACCGTGCGTCTGTTCATGATGTTTGCCTCCCCGGCAGACATGACTCTCGAGTGGCAGGAGTCCGGCGTTGAAGGCGCTAACCGCTTCCTGAAGCGTGTCTGGAAGCTGGTTTACGAGCACACTTCTCAGGGCGAAGCACCGGCACTGGATACCGCAGCACTGACTGAAGATCAGCAGGCGCTACGCCGTGATGTTCATAAAACTATTGCTAAAGTGACCGATGATATTGGTCGCCGTCAGACCTTCAATACCGCAATTGCGGCTATTATGGAATTGATGAACAAGCTGGCGAAAGCCCCGCAGGAAGGCGAGCAGGATCGTGCCTTAATGCGTGAAGCGCTGCTGGCGGTTGTCCGTATGCTGAACCCGTTCACCCCTCACGCCAGCTTTACCCTGTGGCAGGAGCTGAATGGCGAAGGCGATATCGACAATGCACCGTGGCCGGTGGCGGATGAATCCGCAATGGTGGAAAACACCACCCTGGTCGTCGTTCAGGTCAACGGCAAAGTTCGCGGTAAAATCACTGTTCCGGTTGATGCAACCGAAGAGCAGGTCCGCGAGCGTGCTGGCCAGGAACATCTGGTGGCGAAGTATCTCGATGGCGTTACCGTACGTAAAGTGATCTACGTGCCCGGTAAACTGCTGAACCTGGTCGTTGGCTAA
- a CDS encoding zinc ribbon-containing protein: MNKVAQFYRELVATLTERLRNGERDIDALVEQARLRVTQTGELTRTEVEEVTRAVRRDLEEFARSYEESQDEVADSVFMRVIKESLWQELADITDKTQLEWREVFQDLNHHGVYHSGEVVGLGNLVCENCHFHLAIYTPDVLPACPKCGHDQFQRRPFEP, encoded by the coding sequence ATGAACAAGGTTGCTCAATTTTACCGTGAACTGGTCGCCACATTAACCGAACGTCTGCGTAATGGTGAGCGTGATATTGATGCGCTCGTCGAGCAGGCGCGCCTGAGGGTGACGCAGACGGGTGAGTTAACACGTACTGAAGTGGAAGAGGTGACCCGGGCGGTGCGCCGCGATCTGGAAGAGTTCGCCCGCAGCTACGAAGAGAGTCAGGATGAGGTCGCCGACAGCGTCTTTATGCGGGTGATTAAGGAGAGTCTGTGGCAGGAGCTGGCGGATATCACCGATAAAACGCAGCTGGAGTGGCGCGAGGTATTCCAGGATCTCAATCATCATGGGGTGTATCACAGTGGAGAAGTGGTTGGGCTGGGTAATCTGGTTTGCGAGAATTGCCATTTTCATCTGGCGATCTATACGCCGGATGTCCTGCCGGCCTGCCCGAAGTGCGGGCACGATCAGTTCCAGCGTCGCCCCTTTGAGCCCTGA
- a CDS encoding filamentous hemagglutinin N-terminal domain-containing protein — MFKFKLSYVAFATALTSSFVYADPTIYTHQTGRQIIDIEAPNAAGVSHNMYREFNVGSKGMILNNNGSNYTHNTLGNIAKNNNLTNGSASVILNEVISNKSSSLQGFIEVGGQKADVVIANPNGITCSGCSFINTNKAVLTTGKVNFSDTGAISSYDVTGGNITIGKDGMDAANNYAVILADAININGTITAANAIIGGGNFTFDNSTGKLTSHQKSASLKHLLMPEYSIDISMLGGVKANSITMIGNNLGFGVRNKGAIIANSTLAMSSNGSLINEGQIVGKGFVTQMVSAGELNNSGTISTKNIAMLNTLSNLVNTGEISNTGSMAVSASGNMENKGTIHAAQSLAVNTGGNLTTAYGSWLGSDNQASVNVLGNVDHGGSLRAQNTSVSFGGDTLKVTGDIYGYTTAQVQAAKNGSLTSGEITNAGIISGNDIALATNGSLITDYGSMLEVGKSLTAHSHWLSNGGSIRGNSADMNFDNYVTTNTGNIIGGTLNILTQKDLLNTGLLESKGDLTINTQNQGKITNQGTMKAAQTMTLDATQVVNGGYKCGFLNLKTCGAGSLSANKLVLNSKQKYANNMGGSQAFKATEINTK, encoded by the coding sequence ATGTTTAAATTCAAACTTTCTTATGTTGCATTTGCAACCGCGTTAACGTCTTCATTTGTCTATGCCGACCCCACGATTTATACTCACCAGACGGGTAGGCAAATTATCGATATTGAGGCACCAAACGCTGCCGGGGTATCGCATAATATGTATCGCGAATTTAATGTTGGCAGCAAGGGGATGATACTCAACAACAACGGCAGTAATTATACCCATAATACGTTGGGCAATATCGCTAAAAATAACAACCTGACCAACGGCAGTGCGTCAGTGATCTTAAATGAAGTCATCTCCAACAAATCCAGTTCATTGCAGGGCTTTATTGAAGTCGGTGGGCAAAAAGCCGATGTGGTTATCGCTAACCCAAACGGTATCACCTGCTCAGGCTGCAGCTTCATCAACACCAACAAAGCCGTTCTGACGACCGGCAAAGTGAACTTTAGCGATACCGGCGCCATCAGCAGCTATGACGTGACTGGCGGCAACATTACCATCGGTAAGGATGGAATGGACGCGGCGAATAACTATGCGGTAATTCTGGCCGATGCCATCAATATCAACGGTACCATCACTGCCGCCAACGCCATTATTGGCGGGGGTAATTTTACTTTTGACAACAGCACAGGAAAACTGACCTCTCACCAAAAATCGGCCAGCCTGAAGCACCTTCTGATGCCGGAGTACAGCATCGATATCAGCATGCTGGGTGGAGTGAAAGCAAACAGCATCACCATGATCGGCAATAATTTGGGCTTTGGCGTACGCAATAAAGGTGCGATTATCGCCAATTCTACCCTCGCGATGAGCAGCAATGGCTCCCTGATTAACGAAGGCCAAATCGTTGGCAAAGGTTTCGTGACCCAGATGGTTTCCGCTGGGGAACTGAATAATTCAGGCACCATTTCCACCAAAAACATCGCCATGCTCAATACCCTGAGCAATCTTGTTAACACTGGCGAGATCAGCAACACCGGGTCAATGGCCGTTTCTGCCTCCGGTAACATGGAAAATAAAGGGACAATCCATGCAGCCCAGTCCCTGGCAGTGAACACCGGCGGCAATCTGACTACCGCTTATGGCTCCTGGTTAGGTTCGGATAACCAGGCCTCGGTCAACGTACTTGGCAATGTCGACCACGGCGGTTCTCTGCGTGCGCAAAATACGTCCGTCAGTTTCGGCGGCGACACGCTTAAAGTCACCGGCGATATTTATGGTTACACCACTGCACAAGTTCAGGCAGCGAAAAATGGCAGTCTGACGTCAGGTGAAATTACTAACGCCGGTATCATCTCTGGTAACGATATCGCACTGGCCACCAACGGCAGCCTGATTACAGACTATGGAAGCATGCTGGAAGTGGGTAAGTCCTTAACCGCTCATAGCCACTGGCTGAGCAATGGTGGCAGCATTCGTGGAAATAGTGCCGACATGAACTTCGATAACTATGTCACCACCAATACCGGTAATATCATCGGCGGGACGTTGAATATTCTGACCCAGAAAGACCTGCTCAACACCGGGCTGCTTGAATCGAAGGGCGACCTGACCATCAACACGCAAAACCAGGGCAAGATTACTAACCAGGGCACCATGAAAGCGGCCCAGACGATGACGCTGGACGCGACGCAGGTAGTAAATGGAGGTTACAAATGTGGTTTCCTCAACTTAAAAACCTGTGGAGCTGGCAGCCTGTCCGCCAATAAGTTGGTTCTGAACTCTAAGCAGAAATACGCCAACAATATGGGCGGCTCACAGGCCTTTAAAGCGACTGAAATTAATACTAAATAG
- a CDS encoding ShlB/FhaC/HecB family hemolysin secretion/activation protein: protein MSISNSGLIAGCIIFITLCHNANASTAHPVSNQAEQDRAREASLTPQQQQYQPSQINSAEEKIIFPEENNCKYINEINVESENNELTQRLLKKIIFQAKSKCLGIEGIRLLARTMQNELIAKGYITSLIDVPSQSLDNGILRLTLTYGKIGHIAYSADEPVTRTTLWNSLPFSRDDILRLPDLEQGMANLQRLPGSSAHMQLVPGQNFSETDIRLTRKMGKPWQVSAWLNDAGSRSSGRYLGGGALYLYDMASLNDILYVAGGGDVEFNQHNEGNKNSSIYYSIPFGYWNLSLYAAQSEYLQQFRGRWSTTDYESKNRYYSATVTRLLTHTRTQKTSLDAKIFKNRSRYYFGGSELRVMRKQNPAWDVTLRHQRYFANKVVEASVGMQNRLPWLSSSATPEEKAGLYDKQARVLHAELQAYMKFAATGDSFTYAPQISAQFSPDLLSTDNKMNIGNRWTIRGFDGERTLSGNQGWYWRNDFIWDIPSTSQQFYTGLDIGRLTGSEQYNQGKVLSGAVAGLRGEKFSTQYDIFIGTPVIKPDAFHSQAFNMGFSLQWRY from the coding sequence ATGTCAATCAGTAACAGCGGCTTGATTGCCGGTTGTATTATTTTTATTACGCTTTGTCATAATGCTAATGCCAGCACGGCGCATCCTGTTAGCAACCAGGCTGAACAGGATCGGGCTCGTGAAGCCTCGCTTACTCCCCAGCAACAACAATATCAGCCCTCTCAGATTAATTCCGCAGAGGAGAAAATAATTTTTCCCGAAGAGAATAACTGTAAATACATCAACGAAATTAATGTTGAGTCAGAGAATAATGAACTGACTCAGCGACTGCTGAAAAAAATAATCTTTCAGGCGAAATCAAAATGTCTTGGGATTGAAGGGATCCGTTTACTGGCCCGCACAATGCAAAATGAATTAATTGCCAAAGGGTATATTACCTCGCTCATTGATGTTCCCTCTCAGTCCCTGGATAATGGCATATTACGGCTGACCCTGACCTATGGAAAAATTGGTCACATCGCCTATTCCGCCGATGAACCGGTGACAAGAACCACATTGTGGAATTCGCTGCCCTTTTCCCGCGACGATATTCTGCGCCTGCCCGACCTCGAACAGGGAATGGCAAACCTGCAACGTCTCCCGGGATCCTCTGCCCATATGCAACTGGTACCCGGGCAAAACTTCAGCGAAACAGACATCCGTCTGACCCGAAAAATGGGAAAGCCCTGGCAGGTTAGCGCATGGCTGAATGATGCGGGCAGCCGGTCCAGTGGGCGTTATCTGGGCGGCGGTGCGCTCTACCTGTATGACATGGCGTCGCTCAATGACATTCTGTACGTTGCGGGCGGCGGCGACGTTGAGTTCAACCAGCACAATGAAGGTAATAAAAATAGCAGTATTTATTACTCCATCCCCTTTGGCTACTGGAATCTGAGCCTGTACGCTGCGCAGAGCGAGTATCTTCAGCAGTTTCGGGGACGGTGGTCTACAACGGATTATGAGAGTAAAAATCGCTACTACAGCGCGACCGTGACGCGCTTGCTCACACACACCCGCACGCAGAAAACCAGCCTCGATGCGAAAATTTTCAAAAATCGTTCACGTTACTATTTTGGCGGCAGCGAACTTCGCGTTATGCGCAAGCAAAACCCGGCCTGGGATGTCACGCTTCGCCACCAGCGCTACTTTGCCAATAAAGTCGTTGAGGCCTCGGTGGGCATGCAAAACAGATTGCCCTGGCTAAGCTCCTCAGCCACTCCAGAAGAAAAAGCGGGCTTGTATGATAAGCAAGCGCGTGTGCTGCATGCCGAACTCCAGGCTTATATGAAATTTGCGGCGACGGGTGATTCATTTACCTATGCTCCACAAATCAGTGCGCAGTTCAGTCCGGACCTGTTATCTACGGATAATAAAATGAATATTGGCAACCGCTGGACCATACGTGGCTTCGATGGCGAAAGGACATTGTCCGGTAACCAGGGCTGGTACTGGCGTAACGATTTCATCTGGGATATTCCGTCGACCAGTCAACAATTTTATACCGGTCTGGACATTGGCAGGCTGACGGGAAGTGAACAATATAATCAGGGAAAAGTATTATCCGGGGCCGTTGCAGGATTGCGTGGAGAAAAATTCTCAACGCAATATGATATTTTTATCGGTACACCAGTAATAAAACCAGATGCGTTTCATTCGCAGGCATTCAATATGGGCTTTTCATTGCAGTGGAGGTATTAA
- the rihA gene encoding pyrimidine-specific ribonucleoside hydrolase RihA gives MALPIILDCDPGHDDAIALVLALASPELELRAVTSSAGNQTPDKTLRNTLRMLTLLKRSDIPVAGGAIKPLMRDLIIADNVHGESGLDGPALPEPGFAPLDCTAVELMAKVLRESPEAVTLVATGPQTNVALLLNSHPELHAKIARIVIMGGAMGLGNWTPAAEFNIFVDPEAAEIVFQSGIPVVMAGLDVTHRAQIMAEDIERFRRIGNPVAATVAELLDFFMEYHKTEKWGFQGAPLHDPCTIAWLLKPAIFTTVDRWVGIETQGKYTQGMTVVDYYFLTGNTPNTTVMTDIDREAFVDLLAERLKFYS, from the coding sequence ATGGCACTACCGATTATTCTTGATTGCGACCCGGGTCATGATGACGCGATCGCACTCGTCCTGGCCCTTGCCTCACCCGAACTGGAACTCAGAGCGGTAACCTCTTCTGCCGGAAACCAGACCCCGGACAAAACCCTGCGCAACACGCTGCGGATGCTGACCCTGCTGAAACGCAGCGATATTCCGGTGGCCGGCGGGGCAATCAAGCCCCTGATGCGCGACCTGATTATTGCCGATAACGTCCACGGGGAAAGCGGCCTTGACGGCCCCGCCCTGCCCGAGCCGGGCTTTGCCCCGCTGGATTGCACTGCCGTAGAGCTGATGGCAAAAGTACTGCGCGAAAGCCCCGAAGCGGTAACGCTGGTGGCTACCGGCCCACAAACTAACGTCGCCCTGCTGCTGAATAGCCACCCGGAGCTGCATGCTAAAATCGCCCGGATTGTGATCATGGGCGGTGCCATGGGGCTGGGTAACTGGACACCCGCGGCTGAATTCAACATCTTTGTCGATCCTGAAGCGGCTGAAATCGTCTTCCAGTCCGGCATTCCGGTGGTGATGGCCGGTCTGGACGTGACCCATCGGGCGCAAATTATGGCGGAAGATATCGAGCGTTTTCGGCGGATCGGCAACCCGGTGGCGGCCACGGTCGCGGAGCTGCTTGACTTCTTTATGGAGTACCACAAAACCGAGAAGTGGGGCTTCCAGGGCGCGCCGCTGCACGATCCCTGCACCATCGCCTGGCTGCTGAAACCGGCGATCTTCACCACGGTGGATCGCTGGGTCGGCATTGAGACGCAGGGAAAATATACCCAGGGAATGACGGTGGTCGATTATTATTTCCTGACCGGCAATACGCCGAATACGACGGTCATGACGGATATCGATCGTGAAGCCTTTGTTGATTTACTGGCTGAGCGATTGAAATTTTACAGCTAG
- a CDS encoding amino acid ABC transporter ATP-binding protein: MISLKNVSKWYGHFQVLTDCSTEVKKGEVVVVCGPSGSGKSTLIKTVNGLEPVQQGEIIVNGTKVNDKKTNLAKLRSNVGMVFQHFELFPHLSIIENLTLAQVKVLKRDKAAAREKGLKLLERVGLSAHADKFPAQLSGGQQQRVAIARALCMDPVAMLFDEPTSALDPEMINEVLDVMVQLAQEGMTMMVVTHEMGFARKVANRVIFMDEGKIVEDSAKEEFFNNPQSERAKDFLAKILH; this comes from the coding sequence ATGATTTCCCTGAAAAATGTTTCTAAATGGTATGGGCACTTTCAGGTGCTGACCGACTGCTCTACGGAAGTGAAAAAAGGTGAGGTAGTGGTAGTTTGCGGGCCGTCCGGCTCGGGAAAATCCACGCTTATCAAAACCGTGAACGGCCTCGAGCCAGTGCAGCAGGGCGAGATTATCGTCAACGGCACCAAAGTAAATGACAAGAAAACCAACCTGGCGAAGCTGCGTTCTAACGTCGGGATGGTGTTCCAGCATTTCGAACTCTTTCCGCATCTGTCAATCATTGAGAACCTGACCCTGGCGCAGGTGAAGGTCCTCAAGCGCGATAAGGCGGCCGCACGCGAGAAGGGGCTGAAACTGCTGGAGCGCGTGGGCCTCTCCGCCCATGCCGATAAGTTCCCGGCGCAGCTCTCCGGTGGTCAGCAGCAGCGTGTGGCGATTGCCCGTGCGCTCTGTATGGACCCGGTAGCGATGCTTTTTGATGAGCCAACCTCCGCACTTGACCCGGAGATGATCAATGAAGTGCTGGATGTTATGGTTCAACTGGCGCAGGAAGGTATGACCATGATGGTGGTCACTCACGAAATGGGCTTTGCGCGTAAAGTCGCAAACCGCGTGATCTTTATGGATGAGGGTAAAATCGTGGAGGACTCTGCAAAAGAAGAGTTCTTTAATAACCCGCAATCCGAACGCGCCAAAGACTTCCTCGCCAAAATCCTGCATTAA
- the gltK gene encoding glutamate/aspartate ABC transporter permease GltK, whose protein sequence is MYEFDWSSIVPSLPYLIDGLIITLKITLTAVIIGIVWGTLLAVMRLSSFKPVAWFATAYVNVFRSIPLVMVLLWFYLIVPGLLQDVLGLSPKSDIRLISAMVAFSMFEAAYYSEIIRAGIQSISRGQSSAALALGMTHWQSMKLIILPQAFRAMVPLLLTQGIVLFQDTSLVYVLSLADFFRTASTIGERDGTQVEMILFAGAVYFAISLSASLLVSWLKKRTV, encoded by the coding sequence ATGTACGAATTTGACTGGAGTTCCATTGTTCCTTCCCTGCCCTACCTGATTGATGGTCTGATCATCACCCTGAAGATCACCCTGACGGCGGTCATTATCGGGATAGTCTGGGGCACCCTGCTGGCGGTGATGCGCCTGTCGAGTTTTAAGCCTGTCGCCTGGTTTGCTACTGCCTACGTCAACGTGTTTCGCTCCATCCCGCTGGTAATGGTGCTGCTGTGGTTCTACCTGATCGTACCGGGCCTGCTGCAGGATGTGCTTGGTCTGTCGCCGAAGTCCGATATCCGCCTGATCTCGGCGATGGTGGCCTTCTCGATGTTTGAGGCGGCGTACTATTCAGAGATTATCCGCGCCGGGATCCAGAGTATCTCCCGCGGGCAGTCCAGCGCTGCCCTGGCGTTAGGCATGACCCACTGGCAGTCGATGAAGCTTATCATTCTGCCGCAGGCGTTCCGCGCCATGGTTCCGCTGCTGCTGACCCAGGGTATCGTGCTGTTCCAGGATACCTCTCTGGTTTATGTGTTGAGCCTGGCAGACTTCTTCCGCACCGCCTCCACCATCGGCGAGCGCGATGGGACTCAGGTTGAGATGATCCTCTTCGCAGGTGCGGTCTATTTTGCAATTAGTTTAAGCGCGTCGCTGTTGGTCAGCTGGCTGAAGAAAAGGACAGTGTAA
- the gltJ gene encoding glutamate/aspartate ABC transporter permease GltJ has protein sequence MSIDWNWGIFLQQAPFGNTTYLGWLWSGFQVTVALSITAWIIAFLVGSLFGILRTVPNRFLSSLGTCYVELFRNVPLIVQFFTWYLVIPELLPEDIGMWFKSELDPNVQFFVSSMLCLGLFTAARVCEQVRAAIQSLPRGQKNAALAMGLTLPQAYRYVLLPNAYRVIVPPMTSEMMNLVKNSAIASTIGLVDMAAQAGKLLDYSAHAWESFTAITLAYVLINAVIMLVMNLVERKVRLPGNLGGK, from the coding sequence ATGTCAATCGACTGGAACTGGGGCATTTTCCTGCAGCAAGCCCCGTTCGGCAACACCACCTATCTTGGCTGGCTGTGGAGCGGTTTTCAGGTCACGGTCGCACTGTCGATCACCGCCTGGATCATCGCCTTCCTCGTCGGCTCGCTGTTCGGTATTTTACGTACCGTGCCTAACCGTTTTCTCTCCTCGCTGGGAACCTGCTACGTCGAACTGTTCCGTAACGTTCCGTTAATCGTGCAGTTCTTTACCTGGTATCTGGTTATCCCGGAACTGCTGCCGGAAGATATTGGCATGTGGTTCAAATCTGAACTGGATCCTAACGTTCAGTTCTTTGTCTCTTCCATGCTATGCCTGGGTCTGTTCACTGCCGCCCGCGTGTGCGAGCAGGTGCGCGCCGCGATCCAGTCCCTGCCCCGCGGACAGAAAAATGCTGCCCTGGCGATGGGTCTGACCTTACCCCAGGCCTACCGCTATGTGCTGCTGCCGAATGCCTATCGCGTGATTGTGCCGCCGATGACCTCGGAGATGATGAACCTGGTGAAAAACTCGGCCATCGCCTCCACCATCGGTCTGGTTGATATGGCCGCGCAGGCGGGCAAACTGCTGGATTACTCCGCCCACGCGTGGGAATCCTTCACCGCCATTACCCTGGCCTACGTGCTGATTAACGCTGTGATTATGCTGGTGATGAACCTGGTCGAACGTAAAGTTCGCCTGCCGGGCAATCTGGGGGGCAAATAA
- a CDS encoding amino acid ABC transporter substrate-binding protein, producing the protein MQLRKLATAMLVMGLSAGVVHAEDAAPAAGGTLEKIAKNGVIVVGHRESSVPFSYYDNTQKVVGYSQAYSNAIVDAVKKKLNKPDLEVKLIPITSQNRIPLLQNGTFDFECGSTTNNLERQKQAAFSDTIFVVGTRLLTKKGGEIKDFADLKGKAVVVTSGTTSEVLLHKLNEEKKMDMRIISAKDHGDSFRTLESGRAVAFMMDDALLAGERAKAKKPDNWEIVGTAQSKEAYGCMMRKDDAEFKKLVDDTIAQVQTSGDAEKWFDKWFKNPIPPKNLNMNFELSDDMKALFKEPNDKALN; encoded by the coding sequence ATGCAATTACGTAAACTGGCCACAGCAATGCTGGTAATGGGATTGTCCGCGGGCGTCGTGCACGCCGAAGATGCTGCCCCGGCAGCGGGCGGTACGCTGGAAAAAATCGCCAAAAACGGCGTGATTGTGGTCGGCCACCGTGAATCCTCTGTTCCGTTCTCATACTACGACAACACGCAAAAAGTCGTGGGTTACTCTCAGGCTTACTCCAACGCGATCGTTGACGCGGTGAAGAAAAAGCTTAATAAACCGGACCTGGAAGTGAAGCTGATCCCAATCACTTCACAAAACCGTATCCCGCTGCTGCAAAACGGCACCTTCGATTTTGAGTGCGGCTCCACCACCAACAACCTTGAGCGTCAGAAACAGGCGGCCTTCTCCGATACCATCTTCGTGGTCGGTACCCGTCTGCTGACCAAAAAAGGCGGCGAGATTAAAGACTTCGCAGACCTGAAAGGCAAAGCGGTAGTCGTGACCTCCGGTACCACCTCTGAAGTGCTGCTGCACAAGCTGAACGAAGAGAAGAAAATGGACATGCGCATCATCAGCGCCAAAGACCACGGCGACTCTTTCCGTACCCTGGAAAGCGGCCGCGCCGTTGCGTTTATGATGGATGATGCCCTGCTGGCCGGTGAGCGTGCGAAAGCGAAGAAACCGGACAACTGGGAAATCGTCGGCACCGCGCAATCCAAAGAAGCCTATGGCTGCATGATGCGTAAAGACGACGCGGAATTTAAGAAACTGGTCGATGACACCATCGCTCAGGTTCAGACCTCCGGCGACGCGGAAAAATGGTTCGATAAGTGGTTCAAGAACCCAATCCCACCAAAAAATCTGAACATGAACTTTGAGCTGTCTGATGACATGAAGGCTCTGTTTAAAGAACCGAATGACAAAGCACTTAACTAA